A section of the Oncorhynchus gorbuscha isolate QuinsamMale2020 ecotype Even-year linkage group LG04, OgorEven_v1.0, whole genome shotgun sequence genome encodes:
- the dkk3a gene encoding dickkopf-related protein 3a, translating into MLYFSLLTLSLTSIHGILLPESARPVDLDINQIPEDMAQGHTTLNDTFEEVEQLMEDTHNKLDDSVHQMDNESAKSSLHPNNLPSNYHNDSTSESVVENQSTHTIETVHKETDNRTEETHITRTVIQASGKENNIHHECIIDEDCEKGKYCRYETHRSKCLTCKALDVPCKKNEECCTGQLCVWGQCSQNATKGEAGSICQYQNDCSPDLCCAFHKALQFPVCTAKPIERERCHGSPNHLMELLSWDIEGQGSREHCPCAGDLQCQHLGRGSLCLKRQNSSEEDLTDTLYSEIDYIV; encoded by the exons ATGTTGTATTTCTCTCTTCTAACCCTGAGCCTAACGTCTATCCATGGCATCCTCCTTCCTGAATCTGCCAGGCCCGTGGATTTGGACATCAACCAGATCCCTGAGGATATGGCACAAGGACACACGACATTAAACGACACGTTTGAGGAGGTAGAGCAACTGATGGAGGACACGCATAATAAACTGGATGACTCGGTGCACCAG ATGGACAATGAGAGTGCCAAGTCCAGCTTGCATCCCAATAACCTTCCCTCAAATTATCACAACGATAGCACTTCTGAGAGTGTGGTTGAAAACCAATCCActcacaccatagagacagtacacaAG gagacagacaacagaacagaagagaccCACATCACCAGAACAGTTATCCAGGCCAGTGGCAAGGAAAATAATATTCATCAT GAGTGTATCATTGATGAGGATTGTGAGAAGGGGAAATATTGCCGGTATGAGACGCACCGATCCAAGTGTCTAACCTGCAAAGCCCTCGACGTG CCCTGCAAAAAGAATGAGGAGTGCTGTAcaggacagctgtgtgtgtggggcCAGTGCAGCCAGAATGCCACTAAGGGGGAAGCTGGCAGCATCTGCCAATACCAGAACGACTGCAGCCCAGACCTCTGCTGTGCTTTCCATAAAG CCCTGCAGTTCCCTGTGTGCACGGCCAAGCCAATAGAGCGTGAGCGCTGTCATGGCTCCCCCAACCACCTTATGGAGCTGCTGTCCTGGGACATAGAGGGCCAGGGATCAAGGGAACACTGCCCCTGTGCTGGGGACCTCCAGTGCCAACATCTCGG CCGAGGCTCCCTGTGTCTGAAAAGACAGAACTCGAGTGAAGAGGACCTGACAGACACACTTTATTCAGAAATTGACTATATTGTCTAG